The following coding sequences are from one Manis pentadactyla isolate mManPen7 chromosome 13, mManPen7.hap1, whole genome shotgun sequence window:
- the LOC130680442 gene encoding potassium channel subfamily U member 1-like, with product MELQNFVMPLRTSNYTRQELKDIVFIGSLDYLQREWLFLQNFPQIYILPGPALFLGDLCAVSLEECSMCAVISSPSMSSSSQTLMDTEAIMATLNVGSLKISCSAQTEQEELSQRSSKCPGKSKYQRVPILTELKNPYSIHFIEQLSGMEDHLSVTSLHLSTAFSTRRYLFWQLL from the coding sequence ATGGAGCTTCAGAATTTTGTAATGCCCTTGAGAACTAGCAACTATACCCGGCAGGAGCTGAAGGACATTGTGTTCATTGGCTCTCTAGATTACCTGCAGAGAGAATGGCTCTTTCTCCAGAATTTTCCCCAGATATACATTCTGCCTGGGCCTGCACTCTTTCTTGGGGACCTCTGTGCAGTCAGCCTAGAGGAGTGTTCCATGTGTGCTGTCATATCCTCGCCATCCATGTCATCGAGCAGCCAGACTTTGATGGACACAGAGGCCATCATGGCCACCCTCAACGTCGGATCACTGAAGATCAGCTGCTCTGCCCAGACAGAGCAAGAGGAGCTATCACAGCGCTCCAGTAAATGTCCTGGGAAATCAAAATACCAAAGAGTCCCCATCCTCACTGAACTGAAGAATCCTTACAGCATCCACTTCATTGAACAGCTTAGTGGAATGGAAGATCACCTCTCAGTAACAAGCCTGCACCTCAGCACTGCTTTTTCCACAAGGCGCTATCTTTTCTGGCAGCTTCTTTAA